Proteins co-encoded in one Daphnia carinata strain CSIRO-1 chromosome 3, CSIRO_AGI_Dcar_HiC_V3, whole genome shotgun sequence genomic window:
- the LOC130685400 gene encoding soluble guanylate cyclase 89Db-like isoform X2 has translation MYGMLLESVQHFIQLEYGEETWLGILESVGYRNTVFRTHHIYPDELIMKLADAAVKLVANGSTRQDFLRFFGRCFVRYFSHYGYEKFIKVCGRYFCDFLTGIDNIHLQMRYMYPKMVSPSMYISHEDSEGVVLHYRTTRNGFCPYLIGQLHQIANDFYGIQLAVEELPNTTFSQEESYQFRFRLNFDNRDYMAGRAACNGSLELGRINISNRVSVKTIAAEKALTSLSSSILMQLFPFTLVFRPSLKIISAGRQLKNMFPGNTLIGQALPDVARIRRPKLLFTWDNLYNLQKVLCEMEILPTSQTERKNTRHLAPEKGDAVVNKVAKEENRRLLLQGQLRYLSDWDAMIFLCNPLINNLEDMDGMGLTVNDLSLHGHGRDMVMAGWQHNSRLEDLYERAEERSQQLQQTYELHDEWKKRGDKLLYSMIPQSVADSLRSGTDPVDTCQAFESITVLFVELANIDEITATSPMEAVSCMNSVFSCFDNIIDQHSVYKVETVGKVYMVVGGAPETNETHVRDVAMVAISFRDEIEKIVNSCEMSVHIRIGFHTGSAVAGVVGRKMPRYCFFGDTINTAARMQTTSLPGKIHISHNSFCHLQKLEGFVCELRGTVLVKGKGEMNTHWLLRYELPSVGEPE, from the exons ATGTATGGCATGTTGTTGGAGTCCGTGCAACATTTCATTCAG ctCGAGTATGGAGAAGAAACTTGGCTGGGCATTTTAGAAAGCGTCGGCTATCGGAACACGGTTTTTCGTACCCACCACATCTATCCGGACGAACTGATCATGAAGCTGGCCGATGCTGCCGTCAAGCTTGTTGCCAATGGCTCAACCCGACAGGACTTTTTACGTTTCTTCGGCCGCTGTTTCGTCCGTTACTTCAGTCACTACGGCTATGAAAAGTTTATCAAA GTTTGTGGACGCTACTTCTGCGACTTTCTCACCGGTATCGACAACATCCATTTGCAAATGAGATACATGTATCCAAAAATGGTTTCTCCGTCCATGTACATCTCCCACGAAGACTCTGAAGGCGTCGTGCTTCATTACCGCACAACACGCAACGGCTTCTGCCCTTATTTGATTG GTCAGTTGCACCAGATTGCCAACGATTTCTACGGAATCCAATTGGCAGTCGAAGAACTACCAAACACGACTTTCAGCCAAGAGGAATCCTATCAGTTTCGCTTTCGACTGAACTTCGATAACCGAGACTATATGGCTGGCCGAGCGGCTTGTAATGGCTCGCTGGAACTCGGTCGAATAAATATTTCGAATCGAGTATCAGTTAAAACAATAGCTGCGGAAAAAGCGCTGACGTCGCTATCGTCAAGCATCCTGATGCAGCTATTTCCCTTCACGTTGGTCTTCCGTCCGAGTCTCAAGATCATATCGGCAGGACGTCAGTTGAAGAACATGTTTCCGGGCAATACGCTGATTGGCCAAGCGTTGCCTGATGTTGCCAGAATTCGCCGACCAAAGCTCCTTTTCACATGGGACAAT TTATACAACCTTCAAAAAGTTCTCTGCGAAATGGAGATATTGCCTACAAGTcaaacagaaaggaaaaacacgCGCCATTTGGCTCCCGAAAAAGGGGACGCAGTGGTAAATAAAGTAGCAAAAGAGGAAAACCGACGTCTTTTACTGCAAGGACAATTGCGCTACCTATCGGATTGGGACGCCATGATTTTCCTCTGCAATCCCTT AATCAACAATTTGGAAGACATGGATGGAATGGGATTGACAGTTAACGACCTTAGCCTTCACGGCCACGGACGCGATATGGTCATGGCCGGTTGGCAACATAATTCacg GCTGGAAGATCTGTACGAGAGGGCCGAAGAGCGGTCACAACAGCTTCAACAAACGTACGAGCTGCACGACGAGTGGAAAAAGCGCGGTGACAAGTTGCTCTACTCGATGATCCCTCAGTCGGTAGCAGATAGCTTGCGTAGCGGCACTGATCCAGTAGACACATGtcag GCTTTCGAAAGTATCACGGTCTTGTTCGTTGAATTAGCAAACATCGACGAAATCACAGCCACCAGTCCCATGGAAGCGGTCAGTTGCATGAACTCTGTCTTCTCCTGTTTTGATAACATAATCGATCAACACAGCGTCTACAAG GTGGAGACTGTGGGTAAAGTGTACATGGTGGTCGGTGGCGCACCGGAAACAAATGAGACTCACGTTCGTGATGTAGCTATGG TTGCAATCAGTTTCCGTgacgaaatcgaaaaaattgTGAACAGTTGTGAAATGTCTGTGCACATTCGCATAG gttTTCACACGGGATCGGCAGTTGCTGGTGTCGTTGGAAGAAAAATGCCtcgctattgtttttttggcgACACAATCAACACGGCGGCTCGCATGCAAACAACGAGTTTG CCGGGGAAGATCCACATCTCTCACAACTCTTTTTGCCATTTGCAGAAGTTGGAGGGATTTGTCTGCGAGTTGCGTGGAACGGTGCTTGTTAAG GGCAAAGGAGAGATGAATACTCACTGGTTACTGAGATACGAACTGCCGTCCGTTGGAGAACCGGAATGA
- the LOC130685400 gene encoding soluble guanylate cyclase 89Db-like isoform X1 translates to MYGMLLESVQHFIQLEYGEETWLGILESVGYRNTVFRTHHIYPDELIMKLADAAVKLVANGSTRQDFLRFFGRCFVRYFSHYGYEKFIKVCGRYFCDFLTGIDNIHLQMRYMYPKMVSPSMYISHEDSEGVVLHYRTTRNGFCPYLIGQLHQIANDFYGIQLAVEELPNTTFSQEESYQFRFRLNFDNRDYMAGRAACNGSLELGRINISNRVSVKTIAAEKALTSLSSSILMQLFPFTLVFRPSLKIISAGRQLKNMFPGNTLIGQALPDVARIRRPKLLFTWDNLYNLQKVLCEMEILPTSQTERKNTRHLAPEKGDAVVNKVAKEENRRLLLQGQLRYLSDWDAMIFLCNPLINNLEDMDGMGLTVNDLSLHGHGRDMVMAGWQHNSRLEDLYERAEERSQQLQQTYELHDEWKKRGDKLLYSMIPQSVADSLRSGTDPVDTCQGTRILCAFESITVLFVELANIDEITATSPMEAVSCMNSVFSCFDNIIDQHSVYKVETVGKVYMVVGGAPETNETHVRDVAMVAISFRDEIEKIVNSCEMSVHIRIGFHTGSAVAGVVGRKMPRYCFFGDTINTAARMQTTSLPGKIHISHNSFCHLQKLEGFVCELRGTVLVKGKGEMNTHWLLRYELPSVGEPE, encoded by the exons ATGTATGGCATGTTGTTGGAGTCCGTGCAACATTTCATTCAG ctCGAGTATGGAGAAGAAACTTGGCTGGGCATTTTAGAAAGCGTCGGCTATCGGAACACGGTTTTTCGTACCCACCACATCTATCCGGACGAACTGATCATGAAGCTGGCCGATGCTGCCGTCAAGCTTGTTGCCAATGGCTCAACCCGACAGGACTTTTTACGTTTCTTCGGCCGCTGTTTCGTCCGTTACTTCAGTCACTACGGCTATGAAAAGTTTATCAAA GTTTGTGGACGCTACTTCTGCGACTTTCTCACCGGTATCGACAACATCCATTTGCAAATGAGATACATGTATCCAAAAATGGTTTCTCCGTCCATGTACATCTCCCACGAAGACTCTGAAGGCGTCGTGCTTCATTACCGCACAACACGCAACGGCTTCTGCCCTTATTTGATTG GTCAGTTGCACCAGATTGCCAACGATTTCTACGGAATCCAATTGGCAGTCGAAGAACTACCAAACACGACTTTCAGCCAAGAGGAATCCTATCAGTTTCGCTTTCGACTGAACTTCGATAACCGAGACTATATGGCTGGCCGAGCGGCTTGTAATGGCTCGCTGGAACTCGGTCGAATAAATATTTCGAATCGAGTATCAGTTAAAACAATAGCTGCGGAAAAAGCGCTGACGTCGCTATCGTCAAGCATCCTGATGCAGCTATTTCCCTTCACGTTGGTCTTCCGTCCGAGTCTCAAGATCATATCGGCAGGACGTCAGTTGAAGAACATGTTTCCGGGCAATACGCTGATTGGCCAAGCGTTGCCTGATGTTGCCAGAATTCGCCGACCAAAGCTCCTTTTCACATGGGACAAT TTATACAACCTTCAAAAAGTTCTCTGCGAAATGGAGATATTGCCTACAAGTcaaacagaaaggaaaaacacgCGCCATTTGGCTCCCGAAAAAGGGGACGCAGTGGTAAATAAAGTAGCAAAAGAGGAAAACCGACGTCTTTTACTGCAAGGACAATTGCGCTACCTATCGGATTGGGACGCCATGATTTTCCTCTGCAATCCCTT AATCAACAATTTGGAAGACATGGATGGAATGGGATTGACAGTTAACGACCTTAGCCTTCACGGCCACGGACGCGATATGGTCATGGCCGGTTGGCAACATAATTCacg GCTGGAAGATCTGTACGAGAGGGCCGAAGAGCGGTCACAACAGCTTCAACAAACGTACGAGCTGCACGACGAGTGGAAAAAGCGCGGTGACAAGTTGCTCTACTCGATGATCCCTCAGTCGGTAGCAGATAGCTTGCGTAGCGGCACTGATCCAGTAGACACATGtcag GGCACAAGAATCCTTTGT GCTTTCGAAAGTATCACGGTCTTGTTCGTTGAATTAGCAAACATCGACGAAATCACAGCCACCAGTCCCATGGAAGCGGTCAGTTGCATGAACTCTGTCTTCTCCTGTTTTGATAACATAATCGATCAACACAGCGTCTACAAG GTGGAGACTGTGGGTAAAGTGTACATGGTGGTCGGTGGCGCACCGGAAACAAATGAGACTCACGTTCGTGATGTAGCTATGG TTGCAATCAGTTTCCGTgacgaaatcgaaaaaattgTGAACAGTTGTGAAATGTCTGTGCACATTCGCATAG gttTTCACACGGGATCGGCAGTTGCTGGTGTCGTTGGAAGAAAAATGCCtcgctattgtttttttggcgACACAATCAACACGGCGGCTCGCATGCAAACAACGAGTTTG CCGGGGAAGATCCACATCTCTCACAACTCTTTTTGCCATTTGCAGAAGTTGGAGGGATTTGTCTGCGAGTTGCGTGGAACGGTGCTTGTTAAG GGCAAAGGAGAGATGAATACTCACTGGTTACTGAGATACGAACTGCCGTCCGTTGGAGAACCGGAATGA